In Nitrosophilus labii, the following proteins share a genomic window:
- the rpoD gene encoding RNA polymerase sigma factor RpoD gives MAATKTTTSKTKNLNKKLEELFEEHKNSNLTYEKVVEAFDKQPTLAQAKKVKSLTDKYNVKLITSAEAAKLLNIEEKEKKEEAKKSLSEEELAEEFDLMKEKELLEWSRSDSPVRMYLREMGQIPLLTKEEEIELSKKIEIGEDIILDAICSIPYLIDFILDYKEPLINRERRVKELFKSFEEEDENEDSDESAEDKQNSKRTKREKKVIEAFKALEKAKKDWLKVRDKEVPKDASDEEKLYHQLLLTYKKKILKEKLMELGPTSKLINELVKSIETALKSDEGFEKELKRLEYKLPLFNEHLRENHRKILKNITNMSKEDIAAAVPEATMVSTYMDIKKLFLAKEASKKGFNLEPEKLQEILEQIKRGKKISEEAKTRMAKSNLRLVVSIAKRYTNRGLPFLDLIQEGNIGLMKAVDKFEYKKGYKFSTYATWWIRQAISRAIADQARTIRIPIHMIETINRINKIIRKHLQETGKEPDVETIAKEVGLSVDKVKNVIKITKEPISLEAPIGSDEDGKFGDFIEDKSTVNPLEAILKEDLKHQIEDVLDQLNEREKAVIRMRFGLMPDESDRTLEEIGKELNVTRERVRQIESSAIKKLKHPKVGKKLKNYIEE, from the coding sequence ATGGCTGCTACTAAAACAACTACTTCCAAAACAAAAAACCTAAATAAAAAACTTGAAGAGCTTTTTGAAGAGCACAAAAACTCCAATTTGACATATGAAAAGGTTGTGGAAGCTTTCGATAAACAGCCTACTTTGGCTCAAGCAAAAAAAGTTAAGTCTTTAACTGACAAATATAACGTAAAGCTTATCACATCTGCTGAAGCGGCGAAACTTTTAAATATTGAAGAAAAAGAAAAAAAAGAGGAAGCAAAAAAGAGTCTATCGGAAGAAGAGCTAGCGGAAGAGTTCGATCTTATGAAAGAAAAAGAGCTTCTTGAATGGAGCAGAAGCGATAGTCCGGTTAGAATGTATTTAAGAGAGATGGGACAGATTCCTCTTCTTACAAAAGAGGAAGAGATTGAACTATCAAAAAAGATAGAAATTGGCGAAGATATTATACTAGACGCTATATGTTCAATCCCTTATTTAATAGATTTTATACTTGATTATAAAGAACCTTTAATCAACAGAGAAAGAAGAGTAAAAGAGCTATTTAAAAGTTTTGAGGAAGAAGATGAAAACGAAGATAGTGATGAAAGCGCAGAAGATAAACAAAATAGTAAAAGAACCAAGAGAGAAAAAAAGGTTATAGAAGCCTTCAAAGCTTTAGAAAAAGCAAAAAAGGATTGGTTAAAAGTTAGAGACAAAGAAGTTCCGAAAGATGCAAGCGATGAGGAGAAGTTATATCACCAATTACTTTTAACGTACAAAAAAAAGATCTTAAAAGAAAAACTGATGGAACTAGGCCCTACTAGTAAACTCATAAATGAACTTGTAAAATCTATAGAAACGGCTCTAAAAAGTGACGAAGGATTTGAAAAAGAGCTAAAAAGATTAGAGTATAAATTGCCTCTATTTAACGAACATCTAAGAGAAAACCATAGAAAGATTTTGAAAAATATAACAAATATGAGTAAAGAAGATATTGCCGCAGCCGTACCTGAAGCAACCATGGTGAGCACATATATGGATATTAAAAAGCTATTTTTAGCTAAAGAGGCAAGTAAAAAAGGTTTTAACCTTGAACCTGAAAAGCTTCAAGAAATATTAGAACAGATTAAAAGAGGAAAAAAGATAAGTGAAGAGGCCAAAACCAGAATGGCCAAATCAAACTTAAGACTTGTGGTTTCCATCGCTAAAAGATATACCAATAGAGGATTGCCGTTTTTGGATCTGATCCAAGAGGGAAATATTGGTTTGATGAAAGCAGTTGATAAATTTGAATACAAAAAGGGATATAAATTTTCTACTTATGCTACATGGTGGATAAGACAGGCAATATCTAGAGCGATTGCGGATCAGGCAAGAACTATAAGAATACCTATCCATATGATTGAAACTATAAACAGAATTAACAAAATAATAAGAAAACATCTACAAGAGACTGGAAAAGAGCCTGATGTAGAAACTATAGCCAAAGAGGTGGGATTAAGTGTAGATAAAGTCAAAAACGTTATTAAAATAACCAAAGAGCCTATAAGTCTTGAAGCTCCTATAGGAAGTGACGAGGACGGTAAGTTTGGTGATTTTATAGAGGATAAAAGTACCGTAAATCCTCTTGAGGCAATTCTTAAAGAGGATTTAAAACATCAAATAGAAGATGTCTTGGATCAATTAAACGAAAGGGAAAAAGCCGTTATTAGAATGAGATTTGGTCTGATGCCTGATGAAAGCGATAGGACTTTAGAGGAGATAGGA
- a CDS encoding 3-isopropylmalate dehydratase small subunit, which yields MNIITGKVWKFGDNIDTDLIIAARYLTTSDPHELAKHVMEDADPEFAKKMNPGDIIVAGENFGCGSSREHAPIALKAAGVAAVVAKSFARIFYRNAFNMGLPIFELKDSDKINEGDLISIDMDKGIIKDVNKNIEYKFSPIPPFMQELLACGGLINYAKAEMLKKGE from the coding sequence ATGAATATTATAACAGGTAAGGTTTGGAAATTTGGTGACAATATAGATACCGATCTTATCATAGCTGCACGATATCTTACAACTTCGGATCCCCATGAACTTGCAAAACATGTTATGGAAGACGCAGATCCTGAGTTTGCAAAAAAAATGAATCCTGGTGATATTATTGTGGCGGGAGAAAATTTTGGTTGCGGAAGTAGCCGAGAGCATGCCCCAATAGCTTTGAAGGCTGCAGGAGTAGCTGCAGTGGTAGCAAAAAGTTTTGCAAGAATATTTTATAGAAACGCATTTAATATGGGATTGCCGATTTTTGAGTTAAAAGATTCCGATAAGATAAATGAAGGAGATTTGATCTCAATCGATATGGATAAAGGAATCATCAAAGATGTCAATAAAAATATAGAGTATAAATTCTCTCCTATACCGCCTTTTATGCAAGAACTTCTTGCTTGTGGCGGTCTTATAAATTATGCAAAAGCGGAGATGTTAAAAAAGGGTGAGTAG
- the leuB gene encoding 3-isopropylmalate dehydrogenase — protein MRKYKIAVIKGDGIGPEIVDEAIKVLDAVSVKEGFELSYKEYLMGGAAYDVFGDPLPEETVEGAKNADAILFGAIGGEKWDSLPRDKRPETGLLKLRKALGVYANLRPVTVYDELINASTLKPEVIKGVDLLVVRELIGGIYFGQPRAFEEDRAYNTMVYTKAEIERIAKIAFEIAQKRRLKVTSVDKANVLEVSQLWRETVEEVAKDYPEVTLEHMYVDNAAMQLVRDPKQFDVILTGNIFGDILSDEASMLSGSIGLLPSASVGDKHGLYEPIHGSAPDIAGQGIANPIATIASASMMLRYQVGEDKAADRIDRAIKRVLKEGYRTKDLSGFDAKEIVTTNEMGSLIAQYASED, from the coding sequence ATGAGAAAATACAAAATAGCCGTTATCAAAGGTGACGGTATAGGTCCCGAGATTGTAGATGAAGCTATAAAAGTACTAGATGCCGTAAGTGTGAAAGAGGGTTTTGAGCTCTCTTACAAAGAGTATCTGATGGGTGGGGCCGCTTACGACGTTTTTGGTGATCCTCTACCGGAAGAGACTGTAGAGGGGGCTAAAAATGCTGATGCTATACTTTTTGGAGCTATCGGCGGTGAGAAATGGGACAGTTTACCTAGAGACAAAAGACCCGAAACCGGGCTTTTGAAACTTAGGAAAGCTCTTGGCGTATATGCAAATTTAAGACCTGTTACCGTATATGACGAACTTATCAATGCAAGTACTTTAAAACCGGAAGTTATAAAAGGTGTGGACCTTTTAGTGGTGAGAGAACTAATAGGCGGTATATACTTTGGTCAGCCAAGAGCGTTTGAGGAGGATAGAGCTTATAACACGATGGTTTATACTAAAGCAGAGATTGAAAGAATCGCAAAGATCGCTTTTGAGATAGCTCAAAAAAGAAGGCTCAAAGTTACATCTGTAGATAAAGCTAATGTGCTAGAAGTGAGTCAGCTTTGGAGAGAGACCGTAGAAGAGGTTGCTAAAGATTATCCTGAAGTTACGCTAGAACATATGTATGTAGATAATGCGGCTATGCAACTAGTTCGCGATCCGAAACAGTTTGACGTTATCTTAACCGGAAATATTTTCGGTGATATTTTAAGCGATGAAGCTAGTATGTTAAGCGGTTCTATCGGTCTTTTGCCAAGTGCTTCGGTGGGCGATAAACACGGACTTTATGAGCCTATTCATGGAAGCGCACCGGATATAGCCGGACAGGGTATTGCAAACCCTATAGCTACGATTGCTAGCGCTAGTATGATGTTAAGATATCAAGTTGGAGAAGATAAAGCGGCAGATAGAATAGATAGAGCTATAAAGAGAGTTTTGAAAGAGGGTTACAGAACAAAAGATTTAAGCGGTTTTGACGCCAAAGAGATAGTTACCACAAACGAGATGGGCTCGCTAATAGCGCAATATGCTTCCGAAGATTAA
- a CDS encoding CCA tRNA nucleotidyltransferase — protein MLPKIKNGELFPDYETFLPKNLQKEIGFLKDFFKPYTDRVYLVGGAVRDMIRKRYHKENIEIVDLDIEVYGVDKTFFESLMQKLNAKGVGKSFFVYKYKENIDISLPRVESKIGKGHKGFKVELAKSEKEASRRRDFKMNALMLNIFDGKILDFWGGIEDIFKKRISIIDEEKFKEDSLRVLRAMQFSARFGYKIEKKSCEIMKDIELNDLSSERIFWEFEKMFKAKNLHFGLYYLLVLGIFKKIFNLEPNRDFFFRTAFELAKNRHLFEKEIYKFYFLYIIGKNLHKNFFYFLDILKTPNEYYKIFKRQKHLPRSRSDRFLVALSIIYPLKNWLGNYKEDVKIRAKKLGFWDRSFDGGIYPKELLKKGFIGKELGTELKRRRLDMIRKNFKGKE, from the coding sequence ATGCTTCCGAAGATTAAAAACGGGGAGCTTTTCCCCGATTATGAAACATTTCTTCCAAAAAATCTTCAAAAAGAGATTGGTTTTTTAAAAGATTTCTTCAAACCTTATACGGATAGAGTCTATCTTGTAGGCGGTGCTGTTAGAGATATGATAAGAAAAAGATATCATAAAGAAAATATAGAGATTGTTGATCTAGATATTGAGGTATATGGAGTTGATAAAACTTTTTTCGAATCTCTTATGCAAAAACTAAATGCTAAAGGGGTCGGCAAGTCGTTTTTCGTATATAAATATAAAGAAAACATTGATATATCTCTTCCTAGGGTTGAAAGTAAAATCGGCAAAGGGCATAAAGGTTTCAAAGTGGAGCTTGCTAAAAGCGAGAAAGAGGCTTCTAGGAGGCGTGATTTTAAGATGAACGCTTTGATGTTAAATATATTTGATGGAAAGATTTTGGATTTTTGGGGAGGAATTGAGGATATATTTAAAAAAAGAATATCCATTATCGATGAAGAAAAATTCAAAGAAGATAGCCTAAGAGTCTTAAGAGCTATGCAGTTTAGCGCTAGATTTGGCTATAAGATAGAGAAAAAATCTTGTGAAATTATGAAAGATATAGAGCTAAATGATCTCAGCAGCGAGAGGATTTTTTGGGAATTTGAGAAGATGTTCAAAGCTAAAAATCTCCATTTTGGCCTCTATTATCTTTTAGTTTTAGGCATTTTTAAAAAGATTTTTAATCTAGAACCAAATAGAGATTTTTTTTTCAGAACTGCTTTTGAACTTGCCAAAAATCGACATCTTTTTGAAAAAGAGATCTATAAGTTCTATTTTTTATATATTATTGGAAAAAATCTTCATAAAAACTTTTTCTATTTTTTGGATATTTTAAAAACCCCTAATGAGTATTATAAAATCTTTAAAAGACAAAAACATTTGCCAAGAAGCAGAAGTGATCGTTTTTTGGTTGCACTTTCGATAATTTATCCTCTAAAAAACTGGTTAGGAAATTATAAAGAAGATGTTAAAATTAGAGCGAAAAAATTAGGTTTTTGGGATAGAAGTTTTGATGGTGGAATATATCCTAAAGAGCTTTTAAAAAAAGGATTTATCGGTAAAGAGCTAGGGACTGAGCTAAAAAGAAGAAGACTTGATATGATAAGAAAAAATTTCAAAGGAAAAGAATGA
- the purU gene encoding formyltetrahydrofolate deformylase, translating into MRNYRVLIDCKDEKGLVFKVSKIFFENSLNIEKNDEFVDKTNGKFFMRSEVSGKIDKNLLENSLKEALPAEANIKVIEPRRKKIVLMATKESHVLGDILIRHYDGELEADIVAVISNYDILRPLVEKFGIDYFHVPVETLQRSEHEEKILALLEMFEKIDYIVLAKYMRILTPDFVQKYENKIINIHHSFLPAFIGANPYKQAYDRGVKIIGATAHFVNNNLDEGPIIAQDVIHVDHTYSWQDMRNAGRDVEKVVLAKALKLALEDRIFVYANKTVIF; encoded by the coding sequence ATGAGAAACTATAGAGTTTTGATAGATTGCAAAGATGAGAAAGGACTAGTTTTTAAAGTTTCTAAAATATTTTTTGAAAATAGTTTAAATATTGAAAAAAATGACGAGTTCGTCGATAAAACAAACGGAAAATTTTTTATGAGAAGCGAAGTAAGCGGCAAAATAGATAAAAACCTTCTTGAAAACTCTTTAAAAGAGGCGTTGCCGGCTGAGGCTAACATAAAGGTAATTGAGCCTAGAAGAAAAAAGATTGTTTTAATGGCGACTAAAGAATCGCATGTCTTAGGAGATATTCTTATCCGCCATTATGATGGGGAATTAGAAGCGGATATCGTTGCTGTTATATCAAATTATGATATTTTAAGACCTCTTGTTGAGAAGTTTGGAATCGACTATTTTCACGTTCCCGTAGAGACACTTCAAAGAAGTGAGCACGAAGAGAAAATTTTGGCACTTCTTGAGATGTTTGAAAAGATAGATTATATAGTATTGGCAAAATATATGAGGATTTTAACGCCAGATTTCGTTCAAAAATATGAAAACAAAATCATCAATATCCACCACTCTTTTTTGCCGGCTTTTATAGGAGCCAATCCTTACAAACAAGCGTATGATAGGGGTGTTAAGATTATAGGGGCTACGGCGCATTTTGTAAACAATAATCTTGATGAAGGACCTATTATAGCTCAAGACGTGATACACGTAGATCACACATATTCCTGGCAGGATATGAGAAATGCTGGTAGAGACGTTGAAAAAGTGGTTCTTGCCAAAGCGTTGAAACTTGCTTTAGAAGATAGAATTTTCGTATATGCGAACAAGACGGTAATATTTTAG
- a CDS encoding tRNA (cytidine(34)-2'-O)-methyltransferase — translation MFNIVLVNPQIPPNTGNIGRLCVNTNSTLHLVKPLGFDISEKAVKRAGLDYWEKLDLVIWESLEEFYKENKKYLDRFFFATTKSKKPYFEVTFKPGDFLIFGSETKGLPMEFMRKNWQNAITIPMCENGRSLNLSVSVGIILYEAIKQNIDSFCGH, via the coding sequence ATGTTTAACATAGTTTTAGTAAATCCTCAAATCCCGCCAAATACCGGAAATATAGGTAGACTTTGTGTTAATACTAACTCAACTTTGCATTTAGTAAAGCCCTTAGGATTTGATATAAGCGAAAAAGCGGTTAAAAGGGCAGGGTTGGACTACTGGGAAAAGCTTGATTTGGTTATTTGGGAGAGTTTAGAAGAGTTTTATAAAGAGAATAAAAAGTATCTTGATAGATTTTTTTTCGCAACTACCAAATCGAAAAAGCCGTATTTTGAGGTTACTTTTAAACCCGGAGATTTTTTAATATTTGGTAGCGAAACCAAAGGTCTTCCTATGGAGTTTATGCGAAAAAATTGGCAAAACGCAATTACTATTCCAATGTGCGAAAACGGAAGAAGTTTAAATCTTTCTGTTAGTGTTGGAATTATTTTATACGAAGCGATAAAACAAAATATTGATAGTTTTTGTGGACATTAG
- a CDS encoding ribbon-helix-helix domain-containing protein: MLCIRVDKELEQKIETFSKEFNITKSKLVKEAIKEYLSKKTPYELGKKYFGKYGSGEKDLSTTYKSKIKEKIYGKNHNR, from the coding sequence ATGCTTTGTATTAGAGTTGATAAAGAGCTTGAACAGAAGATAGAGACTTTTTCTAAAGAGTTTAATATCACAAAATCAAAGCTTGTAAAAGAGGCTATTAAAGAGTATCTATCTAAAAAAACCCCATATGAGCTGGGGAAAAAATATTTTGGAAAGTATGGAAGCGGCGAAAAAGATTTATCAACAACATACAAATCGAAAATAAAAGAAAAAATATATGGAAAAAATCATAATAGATAG
- a CDS encoding type II toxin-antitoxin system VapC family toxin: MEKIIIDSGTIIALFDKNDKFHKKVLDFLKDFKGKLYSTWPVITEVSHILDFNLQVQIDFLKWVSIGGIEIVSLDNEDLINIINYMEKYLDVPMDLADSSLIVLSNKLNIDKILTIDRDFYIYRNSKKIHLVNVLEQCKG, translated from the coding sequence ATGGAAAAAATCATAATAGATAGCGGCACAATTATTGCTCTTTTTGATAAAAATGATAAGTTTCATAAAAAAGTTTTGGACTTTTTAAAGGATTTCAAAGGAAAACTCTATTCTACATGGCCCGTCATTACGGAAGTTTCCCATATTTTAGATTTTAATTTGCAAGTGCAGATAGATTTTTTAAAATGGGTTAGCATTGGAGGGATAGAGATCGTCAGTTTAGATAATGAAGATTTAATAAATATTATAAATTATATGGAGAAATATCTTGATGTTCCTATGGATTTGGCAGACTCCTCTTTGATTGTGTTATCAAATAAATTAAATATCGACAAAATTCTAACTATTGATAGAGATTTTTATATTTATAGAAACAGTAAGAAAATTCATCTTGTAAACGTTTTAGAACAATGTAAAGGATAG
- the glyS gene encoding glycine--tRNA ligase subunit beta has product MLKPLLIEIGVEELPALPFLKELPNIEKKWEKILEENSLVCEFEFFYTPRRLVLWHPKFPVKQPDFEEELYGAPIEIAFKDSEPTKAALSFAKKCGVDVASLGRAQKGNKEVLYYKRTIKGKEAKELFEDMIVKWLKSLNFGKAMRWGSLKEEFIRPIRWAIVNLEKEFFEYKIYGINSSNFTYSHRSVTMDKIELKDAKDYFEKLEKNGVILYQDKRYEKILQEFEELEKNESIHIEKDEELLDEVVAITEYPTALKGEFEEQFLELPPEVIITSMKGHQRYFPIFKNGSLYNGFVVVSNAKTDDFSLVVKGNERVLRARLSDALFFWENDLKKGLDPEGLKDVTFMDELGSLFDKELRELKVALTLFEKYKNRLIEQTSLNEGELKALIERAVMLSKADLLTEMVYEFTELQGVMGYYYALKQKEDELVALAIKEQYYPKGEDSELPTTLFTSLISISVKLDTLMALFSIGKIPTGSRDPFALRRAALGIIKIVLAEEIPFDVSKIFEELKDEYKEFDTKILEEFFIERIYHSFDVNPSVVKAVIGSGERDILEIAKKIEALKSIVESDDFKEIFTTFKRVANIVKDVDIEKETTVKETLFESKYEHELWDSFNEILKKDYDRYESKLDALFGLKPVIDRFFDHVLVNVDEEKIKNNRKNLIASIYKEFKKIADIKEISI; this is encoded by the coding sequence ATGTTAAAACCGCTTTTAATAGAGATTGGTGTCGAGGAACTTCCTGCACTACCTTTTTTAAAAGAGCTTCCAAATATCGAAAAAAAGTGGGAGAAAATTTTAGAAGAGAACTCTTTAGTTTGCGAATTTGAGTTTTTTTACACTCCAAGAAGGTTGGTTCTGTGGCATCCTAAATTTCCCGTAAAACAGCCAGATTTCGAAGAGGAGCTTTATGGCGCCCCCATTGAGATAGCCTTTAAAGACTCTGAACCTACCAAAGCGGCTTTAAGTTTTGCTAAAAAGTGCGGTGTTGATGTTGCGAGTTTGGGTCGAGCCCAAAAAGGAAACAAAGAGGTTTTGTACTATAAAAGGACTATTAAAGGAAAAGAGGCCAAAGAGCTTTTTGAAGATATGATAGTAAAGTGGCTTAAATCCCTAAATTTCGGAAAAGCTATGAGATGGGGAAGCCTTAAAGAGGAGTTCATAAGGCCTATTAGATGGGCTATAGTAAATCTGGAAAAAGAGTTCTTCGAATATAAAATATACGGTATAAACTCTTCAAACTTCACATACAGCCATAGATCGGTTACGATGGATAAGATAGAACTAAAAGACGCAAAAGATTATTTTGAAAAGCTTGAAAAAAACGGGGTAATTCTCTATCAAGATAAAAGATACGAAAAGATTTTACAAGAGTTTGAAGAACTTGAGAAAAATGAGAGTATCCATATAGAAAAAGATGAAGAGCTTTTAGATGAGGTTGTTGCTATTACCGAGTATCCTACCGCTTTAAAAGGCGAATTTGAGGAGCAATTTTTAGAGCTTCCTCCAGAAGTTATCATCACTAGTATGAAAGGGCATCAAAGATATTTTCCGATATTTAAAAACGGTTCTTTATATAACGGTTTTGTTGTAGTTTCTAATGCTAAAACCGATGATTTTTCGCTAGTTGTAAAAGGAAATGAGAGAGTTTTGAGAGCCAGACTATCAGACGCTCTTTTCTTTTGGGAAAACGATCTTAAAAAAGGACTCGACCCTGAAGGATTGAAAGATGTTACGTTTATGGATGAGCTCGGCTCTTTATTTGACAAAGAGTTAAGAGAGCTAAAAGTTGCTCTAACTCTTTTTGAAAAGTACAAAAATAGACTTATTGAACAAACCTCTTTGAACGAAGGTGAGCTAAAAGCCCTAATAGAAAGAGCGGTTATGCTCTCAAAAGCCGATCTACTGACGGAAATGGTTTATGAATTTACTGAACTTCAGGGGGTTATGGGGTATTATTATGCTCTAAAGCAAAAAGAGGATGAGTTAGTTGCTTTGGCTATTAAAGAGCAGTATTATCCTAAGGGAGAAGATAGCGAGCTTCCTACAACTTTGTTTACTTCATTGATATCTATATCTGTTAAATTAGACACGCTGATGGCTCTATTTAGTATAGGAAAGATTCCAACAGGTTCACGAGATCCTTTCGCTCTTAGAAGAGCAGCTTTGGGTATTATTAAGATTGTTCTAGCTGAAGAGATCCCTTTTGACGTCTCAAAAATTTTTGAAGAGTTAAAAGATGAGTATAAAGAGTTTGATACCAAAATATTGGAAGAGTTTTTTATAGAGAGGATATATCACTCTTTCGATGTGAATCCTTCCGTCGTAAAAGCCGTAATAGGGAGCGGAGAGAGAGATATTTTAGAGATTGCCAAAAAGATAGAGGCTTTAAAAAGCATAGTTGAGAGTGATGATTTCAAAGAGATTTTTACCACTTTTAAAAGAGTTGCGAATATCGTAAAAGATGTAGATATTGAAAAAGAGACAACAGTTAAAGAGACTCTTTTTGAAAGCAAATATGAACATGAGCTTTGGGATAGTTTTAATGAAATTTTGAAAAAAGATTATGATAGATATGAGTCTAAACTAGATGCTCTTTTTGGATTAAAACCGGTTATTGACAGATTTTTTGATCACGTTTTAGTAAACGTAGATGAGGAAAAGATAAAAAACAATCGAAAAAATCTAATCGCCTCAATCTATAAAGAGTTTAAAAAGATAGCTGATATCAAGGAGATATCGATTTAA
- a CDS encoding NAD(P)/FAD-dependent oxidoreductase, translating to MIYDFIVIGAGSAGAHTAYFLKKGGAKVLVLEQNEIASGGSGAAGAFISPRLGRGGPLQKVTNEAFRFSVDFYKKNFSHLFHQTGILRVPKDDEDAKKFEEYKKFLDVEHTILSSDEIEDLKDYAKKFGGIFFKDGGVINAKNLCEELLKDIDVKCAILVKELKKEDNFFNVEGFKGKSVILATGAWDELLNESYIKIGKVAGIRFDVKSSLNLPYSVHKKISISKKIEDKIVIGATHKRLENINQNFCRPDGSLLQEAKKMAEFEEIELLQMYCGVRSSVNDHLPIVGELIDLKEALKLFKGVKKKPKKSELPREKGVYIINGFGGRGFVFGPYLAKILSDFIINSKEIDERVDMDRYFYRFLKRLK from the coding sequence GTGATTTATGATTTTATAGTCATTGGAGCCGGTAGTGCTGGTGCTCATACCGCTTACTTTTTGAAAAAAGGCGGAGCCAAAGTTTTAGTATTGGAACAAAATGAAATAGCAAGCGGAGGTAGCGGAGCCGCCGGTGCTTTTATATCTCCTAGACTAGGGCGTGGAGGCCCTCTTCAAAAAGTTACCAACGAAGCTTTCAGATTTAGCGTAGATTTTTATAAAAAAAATTTCTCGCACCTTTTTCATCAAACGGGTATATTAAGAGTTCCAAAAGATGATGAGGATGCTAAAAAATTTGAAGAGTATAAAAAGTTTTTAGACGTAGAGCATACTATACTCTCTTCTGATGAGATAGAGGATTTAAAAGATTATGCAAAAAAATTTGGAGGTATCTTTTTTAAAGATGGAGGCGTAATAAATGCTAAAAATCTTTGTGAAGAGCTCTTAAAAGATATCGATGTAAAATGCGCTATCTTGGTAAAAGAGTTGAAAAAAGAGGATAATTTTTTTAATGTGGAAGGATTTAAAGGTAAAAGTGTAATCTTAGCTACCGGAGCTTGGGACGAACTTTTAAATGAGAGTTATATCAAGATTGGCAAAGTAGCCGGGATCAGGTTTGACGTTAAAAGCTCTTTAAATCTCCCATACTCGGTGCATAAAAAGATATCCATATCGAAGAAAATAGAAGATAAAATCGTTATAGGCGCAACCCATAAAAGATTGGAAAATATAAATCAAAACTTTTGTAGGCCTGATGGCTCTTTACTGCAAGAGGCAAAGAAAATGGCGGAATTTGAAGAGATAGAACTTTTGCAGATGTATTGCGGTGTAAGATCTAGCGTTAATGATCATCTACCTATCGTAGGAGAGTTGATAGATTTAAAAGAGGCGTTAAAACTTTTTAAAGGTGTGAAAAAAAAGCCGAAAAAAAGTGAGTTACCGAGAGAAAAAGGAGTTTATATTATAAATGGATTTGGAGGTAGAGGTTTTGTTTTTGGTCCCTACTTGGCTAAAATATTATCAGATTTTATAATTAACTCTAAAGAGATAGATGAAAGGGTCGATATGGACAGATATTTTTACAGATTTTTAAAGAGGCTTAAATGA
- the hemH gene encoding ferrochelatase produces the protein MKAIVLLNMGGPNSLEEVELFLKNMFNDPNILPIKNELLRKLVAFMITFSRKKEARTNYEKLGGKSPLNLYTKKLIEKLSKYLPQLYITAAMRYTPPFAKEAIKELISRGVDEVFLIPLYPQYSKTTVKSSLEDFYNTAKGYGFHARFHDISNFYKNRLYNEAIIEKIEETLKDDEANEFDLIFSAHSLPKKIIKSGDPYQFEVEEHVNILKEMLKEKGVKFKNVHLAYQSKLGPVQWLEPSLEDKLKELDNKKVIIYPISFILDNSETLFELHIEYAHIAKELGFEDYRVAECVNDSDKFCEALVDIYKGMR, from the coding sequence ATGAAAGCTATAGTTCTTTTAAATATGGGCGGTCCAAATAGTTTGGAAGAGGTAGAACTATTTTTAAAAAATATGTTTAACGATCCAAATATATTACCGATCAAAAATGAGCTTTTAAGAAAATTGGTAGCTTTTATGATAACATTTTCTAGAAAAAAAGAGGCTAGAACAAACTATGAAAAACTTGGAGGAAAAAGTCCTTTAAACCTTTATACGAAGAAGCTTATCGAAAAACTTTCAAAGTATCTGCCACAACTTTATATAACGGCTGCTATGAGATATACTCCTCCCTTTGCCAAAGAGGCTATAAAAGAGCTTATATCAAGAGGTGTAGATGAAGTTTTCTTGATCCCCTTGTATCCTCAATATTCGAAAACTACAGTTAAATCCTCATTAGAGGATTTTTACAATACCGCAAAAGGTTACGGTTTTCACGCTAGATTTCACGATATCTCAAATTTTTACAAAAATAGACTCTATAATGAAGCTATTATAGAGAAGATTGAAGAGACTTTAAAAGATGATGAAGCAAATGAGTTTGATCTGATCTTTTCGGCTCACTCTCTACCAAAAAAGATTATCAAAAGCGGTGATCCTTACCAATTTGAAGTAGAAGAGCATGTAAATATTTTAAAAGAGATGTTAAAAGAGAAGGGAGTCAAATTTAAAAATGTACATCTAGCCTATCAGTCAAAATTGGGACCGGTTCAATGGTTAGAGCCTTCACTAGAAGATAAGTTAAAAGAGTTGGATAACAAAAAAGTGATTATTTATCCTATTTCATTTATACTAGACAACAGCGAAACGCTTTTTGAGCTTCATATAGAATACGCCCATATTGCAAAAGAGTTGGGATTTGAAGATTATAGAGTGGCTGAATGCGTAAATGATAGCGATAAGTTTTGTGAGGCTTTGGTAGATATATATAAAGGGATGCGATGA